The Oryzias latipes chromosome 1, ASM223467v1 genome contains a region encoding:
- the LOC111946255 gene encoding uncharacterized protein LOC111946255: MAALFFSLLLFCLVAWSEGKNIYSRNEGENVTLTCSSSTNTGYIGLYLYHSLNETKEVLFLNSQSPEPSVRANYKGKVVWNGSFTTLNITLTNLTANSEGIYTCEYKSHSHEPRMSQIYGLHIKGLTEQRCNMIESTKACPSDSRILMKAIILICIFFMVIVFILVFPKIKQRMNRENTTEQNATKGPRPFTEFVYEDMRKNSVYSRVGHPQYPQA, translated from the exons ATGGCAGCGCTGTTCTTTTCATTATTGCTGTTCTGTCTTGTTGCTTGGTCAG AgggcaaaaacatttattctcgAAACGAAGGTGAAAATGTCACTCTGACGTGTTCATCAAGTACAAATACTGGCTACATTGGATTATATCTGTATCATTCTTTAAATGAGACAAAAGAGGTTTTGTTCCTTAACAGTCAGTCTCCAGAACCTTCTGTTCGAGCTAACTACAAAGGCAAAGTTGTCTGGAATGGATCTTTCACAACCCTCAACATCACATTGACAAACCTGACTGCCAACAGTGAGGGTATCTACACCTGCGAGTACAAATCACATTCACACGAACCTCGGATGTCCCAAATCTACGGACTTCATATCAAAG GCCTAACAGAACAGAGATGCAACATGATAGAGTCGACTAAAGCTTGCCCCTCAGATTCACGCATCCTGATGAAAGCTATCATTCTCATTTGCATTTTCTTCATGGTGATAGTGTTCATCCTCGTGTTTCCAAAG ataaaacaaagaatgaacAGGGAAAACACCACAGAACAGAATGCAACAAAAGGTCCCAGACCCTTCACTGAATTTGTGTATGAAGACATGAGAAAGAACTCTGTTTACTCCCGTGTAGGTCATCCGCAGTACCCACAAGCCTGA